A stretch of the Lactuca sativa cultivar Salinas chromosome 9, Lsat_Salinas_v11, whole genome shotgun sequence genome encodes the following:
- the LOC111876126 gene encoding uncharacterized protein LOC111876126 has translation MCDCTACSLSPYYRISFPPSSVHTISLLGSFACDRKKPTKFSLKISQSSNPSSSRSSEHRLIDELKFKEREATKPGFQLSGIDDEDSDSFPFDTNLRENEGEQEDLVQIGETEDAVDGKSKELEVDNNNQVKVIRKGKQLMKRSSVIAKQVISIQSALSLGFISQLWVDTNTWMVVIVEVRPNLLSGEQEGFFLEDTRQVGDVVLVEDESVMDNEFQMVGLETLVGYNVVTPNGRDIGKVRGYTFNINSGAIESLELDSFGISIIPSSLVSTYALLVEDVLEVVSDTVVVHEAAASRIQRLTKGFWGGQKVGYSMEDLDDYSDFEGQSEYRKDRRRRSSGQTQKPQKRPVVDDEEHWDLPMDYL, from the exons ATGTGTGATTGCACTGCGTGTTCTCTCTCTCCTTACTATCGCATCAGCTTCCCTCCATCTTCAGTTCATACAATCTCCCTTTTGGGTTCATTTGCTTGTGACAGAAAAAAGCCCACGAAATTTTCTTTAAAGATCAGTCAAAGTTCAAATCCTTCAAGCTCAAGATCATCAGAACATCGGCTTATCGATGAATTGAAGTTTAAAGAGAGAGAAGCAACAAAACCCGGGTTCCAATTGAGTGGAATTGACGACGAAGACAGCGATTCTTTTCCATTTGATACGAATTTGAGAGAGAACGAAGGAGAACAAGAGGATTTGGTCCAAATTGGAGAGACAGAAGATGCTGTCGATGGGAAATCGAAAGAATTAGAGGTTGATAATAACAATCAAGTGAAGGTTATAAGGAAAGGGAAACagttgatgaaaaggtcaagtgTAATTGCAAAACAAGTGATAAGCATCCAATCTGCTCTTAGTTTGGGGTTCATTTCACAGCTTTGGGTGGATACTAATACT TGGATGGTAGTGATCGTAGAAGTGAGACCAAATCTACTCTCTGGAGAACAGGAAGGATTCTTTTTGGAGGATACACGGCAG GTTGGTGATGTTGTGCTAGTCGAGGATGAGAGTGTGATGGACAATGAGTTTCAAATGGTTGGACTAGAAACACTG GTAGGATATAATGTTGTGACACCAAATGGACGAGATATTGGAAAG GTGCGAGGGTATACTTTTAATATAAACTCGGGGGCAATAGAATCGCTTGAGCTCGATTCATTTGGAATATCCATCATCCCATCAAGTTTG GTGAGCACCTACGCGTTGCTGGTCGAAGATGTACTTGAAGTTGTATCCgatacagttgttgtgcatgaaGCTGCAGCCTCACGCATACAACGGCTTACTAAG GGGTTTTGGGGTGGCCAGAAAGTGGGGTACTCAATGGAAGATCTTGATGATTACTCGGATTTTGAAGGGCAATCTGAATACCGAAAGGACAGGAGAAGAAGGTCTAGTGGTCAAACCCAGAAACCCCAGAAAAGACCCGTTGTTGATGATGAAGAACACTGGGATCTTCCTATGGATTATCTGTGA
- the LOC111876124 gene encoding xanthoxin dehydrogenase translates to MTTAGSSDLPLVAQRLLGKVALVTGGATGIGESIVRLFHKHGAKVCIVDINSHLGEHLCKTLGPTTRFIHADVAIEDDISRAVDFTISNFGALDIMVNNAGMGGPPCPDIREFPISTFEQVFNVNTKGTFIGMKHASRIMIPLKKGSIVNIASVASVIGGVGPHAYTASKHAVVGLTKSVAAELGKHGIRVNCVSPYAVLTDLALAHLPEDERTDDAKAGFRAFSGKNANLQGVELVPDDVANAVLFLASDDARYVSGDNLFVDGGFTCTNHSLRVFR, encoded by the exons ATGACTACTGCTGGTTCTAGCGATTTGCCTCTTGTTGCTCAAAG GTTACTAGGAAAAGTCGCTTTAGTAACCGGTGGTGCAACCGGTATCGGAGAGAGCATCGTGCGTCTTTTTCACAAACACGGTGCAAAAGTTTGTATAGTCGACATCAACTCCCACCTCGGCGAACACTTATGCAAAACCCTGGGTCCCACCACCCGTTTCATCCACGCTGACGTGGCAATCGAGGACGACATCTCCCGTGCAGTCGACTTCACAATCTCCAATTTCGGCGCACTCGACATCATGGTCAACAACGCCGGTATGGGCGGGCCACCATGCCCCGACATACGTGAATTCCCCATTTCGACCTTCGAACAAGTATTCAATGTCAACACCAAGGGCACGTTTATCGGGATGAAACACGCATCTAGGATCATGATCCCGTTGAAAAAAGGCTCGATTGTTAACATTGCTAGTGTTGCGAGTGTTATAGGAGGGGTGGGCCCGCATGCGTATACGGCGTCCAAACACGCGGTTGTTGGGTTGACGAAGAGTGTGGCGGCGGAGCTTGGGAAACATGGGATTCGTGTGAATTGTGTGTCGCCGTATGCGGTTTTGACGGATCTTGCGTTGGCACATCTTCCTGAGGATGAACGGACGGATGATGCCAAGGCGGGGTTTCGGGCTTTTTCCGGGAAGAATGCTAATTTGCAGGGTGTGGAGTTGGTGCCTGATGACGTGGCGAATGCGGTGTTGTTTTTAGCGAGTGATGATGCGAGGTATGTAAGCGGGGATAATCTGTTTGTTGATGGTGGTTTTACGTGTACGAATCACTCGCTTCGTGTGTTTCGGTGa
- the LOC111876123 gene encoding serine/threonine-protein kinase AtPK2/AtPK19 translates to MVSSQLTVLMKNEPCKSSKNNSPSPVSPLDVNIPLDHVEFDFSDVFGPLPPHASNEQASHHEDFEKPAVIYSRSHPSPAHVISKLTIHEKDDLYDEEASVDHHKVQSVGLEDFEVMKVVGKGAFGKVYQVRKRDTCEIYAMKVVRKDKILEKNHAEYMKAERDILTKINHPFVVHLRYSFQTKYRLYLVLDFVNGGHLFFQLHRHGLFREDLARIYAAEIVSAVCHLHANGIMHRDLKPENILLDADGHALLTDFGLAKEFDTNARSNSLCGTVEYMSPEIILGKGHDKAADWWSVGILMYEMLTGQPPFRGGNREKIQQKIVKEKMKLPAYLSSEAHSLLKALLQKDPSKRLGNGAMGSDEIKRHKWFKPINWKKLENREIQPSFRPEVAGDHCVANFDKCWTDMPLTESPASSPNGSTTLFQRFTYVKPAVSFLESQSSVIHYTDVR, encoded by the exons ATGGTTTCCTCTCAATTAACCGTTTTAATGAAAAACGAACCTTGCAAATCATCCAAGAATAATTCACCATCACCTGTGAGTCCTCTGGATGTCAATATCCCTTTAGATCATGTTGAATTCGACTTTTCCGATGTGTTTGGTCCTCTACCACCTCATGCTTCAAATGAACAAGCTAGTCATcatgaagattttgagaaaccaGCTGTTATTTACAGCCGATCACACCCCTCACCAGCTCATGTGATCAGTAAGCTAACCATACATGAAAAGGATGATTTATATGATGAAGAAGCATCGGTTGATCATCATAAGGTCCAAAGTGTTGGGCTTGAAGATTTTGAGGTGATGAAGGTCGTTGGGAAAGGGGCGTTTGGAAAAGTTTATCAGGTCAGAAAGAGAGACACATGTGAGATATATGCGATGAAGGTTGTGCGTAAAGATAAGATTTTGGAGAAGAATCATGCTGAATATATGAAAGCTGAACGCGATATACTAACAAAGATTAATCACCCATTTGTCGTTCACCTTCGATACTCTTTCCAGACTAAATATAGACTTTACCTTGTGTTGGATTTTGTAAACGGAGGTCACCTTTTCTTCCAGCTACATCGCCATGGCCTATTTAG AGAGGATTTGGCACGTATTTATGCTGCAGAGATCGTTTCGGCTGTTTGTCACCTTCATGCAAATGGCATAATGCATAGAGATCTTAAGCCTGAAAATATTCTTCTCGATGCTGATGGCCAT GCTTTGCTTACGGATTTTGGGCTAGCAAAAGAATTTGACACGAATGCAAGATCGAATTCGTTATGTGGGACTGTAGAATACATGTCACCTGAAATTATTCTTGGGAAGGGTCATGATAAGGCTGCAGATTGGTGGAGTGTTGGAATCCTGATGTATGAGATGCTCACAGGCCAG CCACCTTTTCGTGGAGGGAATCGGGAAAAGATTCAGCAAAAGATAGTGAAGGAGAAAATGAAGCTACCTGCGTATTTATCAAGCGAAGCACATTCGCTTCTGAAAGCT tTGCTACAAAAGGATCCAAGCAAGAGACTTGGAAATGGTGCGATGGGAAGCGATGAAATAAAGCGGCATAAATGGTTCAAGCCCATCAACTGGAAGAAACTGGAGAATCGAGAAATTCAGCCAAGTTTCCGACCTGAAGTTGCCGGCGACCATTGTGTGGCTAACTTTGACAAATGCTGGACGGACATGCCGCTGACAGAGTCTCCGGCATCCAGTCCTAATGGCTCCACCACCCTCTTCCAGCGGTTTACATATGTGAAACCTGCAGTCTCGTTTCTTGAGAGTCAGAGTTCAGTAATTCACTACACTGATGTTCGTTAG